The Mus pahari chromosome 2, PAHARI_EIJ_v1.1, whole genome shotgun sequence genomic interval AGttgtccccagagctctggcaccCCAAATAAAGCCTCGTGTGATTTGCATCAAAAAGGTCTCTTGTGAGTTCGCAGGGAGTCTGCACCATCTTGAGACTAGAGCCAGTGTCTCCCCATTTTAGGGGGTCTTACAAGACCACACAGCTTTATTCAACATTCACAAAAGACTGCTTGCAGAAGTGCCACATATCTATCGGATCGTCACTTCTATAAAATATGGTATTTGCACAAGACCTATGTGCATATCTCTGTGTGCTTTAGATATTCTCCAGGTTAACCACAGTGGCTAAGATGATCTTGGTGCCATACAAATAGTTGTTATAAGTAGTTCTCTAGAGAAAATGATGAGGAAATCTGTATTGTTTAATAGTTGCAGCtctttaatttatatatgaaaaGTTTTAGTCAGCAGTGAACTTAGTCTTCAGATATGGAAAGACCATAAAGCTAAGGGGAGCTGTCTCCTATCTCTTAGGAGTATTTCTATGCTCTCTCCTTcacttaatttcttttgtttttttttcctcaagaatattttaaaataatttagcttACTTAATGATTATCAGCATCCTAAAACTGGTCTACACTGTTGTAGTGTTTGCATTCTCAATCATACAATTCAGGCACCAAAGAtaatgcctcccccccccccccaaaaaaaaaaaaatttttttttttttttttagtttttcgagacagggtttctctgtgaatcccccccccccccccccaaatgaaaaTGGATACACGGGCAATTCTGGACCATACTATGAAAATAAGCATATCTGGCTTAAAAATTTAACATGTAACTCAAAGCATGCTATCATTTTCACCAGGAAATATTTACAAGCAACAGGAAACTAACAAAAACAGGAATAATCTATATTTGTAGAAATTAAGAAACCATAGCCACATATTGCGGGACACAGCTGTAACTCTATTACTTGGGAGGAACAGACAAggagaccaagagttcaagggtATCCTCAATCCTTAATCCTTAATCAGTTAAGAGTGAGTTTGGGTCTAGTCTAGGCTACAGGAAAAGCAACctcagaaacagaacaaagcaaagcaaaaagtgGTGAGAAATCCTTGCTTAAAATGGAACAGTACTCGGTTCTAATAAATAAGTCTAGAAAGCATTTATAAATTGGTAAGACATGGAACTGTTAGAAATTAAATAAGAGCAAAAGGGGTTTGTTAATTAAATTAGAGACAGAAGAACCAGCTAATGTTTCCTCTTATTATCTTTATAAACAAAATCATCATTGTTTCCCATATGAAACCcatctttttaattgtttaggAGAAAGTTAAATAGACAAAGATATGATACTTGATgaccacatttaaaaaattaatacattttactGTTTAAGAAACATAAGCCATCCATTGTTGATACAGTTACCCAAGAAGGCAGAGATATCAAACAGGGTATTTAGGCAGTGCAGTGTGGTAGATCTAGTGTATGCCATGTTATGTGGGAGACATCCAGGgtcttgtgctcacagataagcactagaTGAAACAGGAATGTTAAACAGGAAGTACTGATCCTTTAAAGAAGAGATGCATAATCTGAGAGATTAGACATGGTTAATACTCTGGTAACTCTTGCAATATCTATATGGCCAAGACTACACTGAATCGTCTCCCAGACAAGTATAATGAGCTTCTCATCTACAAAACTTATCTTTATGGAAGGTATCACACATACTTACAAAGAAGTCAAGTTTTCAGTTATATTGTATACAGAGGATTGAGTTCGTTATCATCTGAGAAGTTTTTACCAAGTTGCTGTGCTTCAAAATGCCTAAAATATACTATTTGGGGTCAGATTCCTGAAGTTAGAACCAACACCTGCTCCTTAATCATGCTGAACCTAACTGCCCACTGCCTCTGGCAGATCATATACTGCTGACTATGGTGATCATAGAAACTCCCACAGTTATATTTAGTTATATGTTCCATAACTTCTATAGGCATAGTGTATGTCATGTTATAGCTCAGTACTCCTTATTTGCCATTTTAGTGTCTGTAGCTTCTAGTACTTGCATTCAACAGTAAGTTTAAATGACTAACTATAAAATCGTAGAGATAAGTAATTCAATATTTTAAGTTCAGGACACTGCCTTGAACAGCAATGGTGAGGTATCATGGCATCTAGTTTAAGATGTGACTCCTTAGTCCCCAGTGCTGTGTTTCAGGAATACTCATCCAGTCAGTGATGGAACCATGTTGCAAAGTAGAGATTCTGACAGCCCACTCATGCCAAAGAGAAACCATGatgcatttctttaaataaaaggtACAAAGTACATATCATGGGTTAAGTTAAGatagaaaactctctctctctctctctctctctctctctctctctctctctgtgtgtgtgtgaaactaaGTGTAGCACTGTCTCCAGGCTCAGTTAGTCTACTAGAAGTGTTGGAATCAGTCCTTGTAAGTTAGGGGAGATCTTATGGTAGTTATGAACCCCTCTGATATTTATCCCAGAAGTTCTCAAGTGGACTTAACCACTGTATCCTTTGCGCTTCTTAGATGTATGTCGGTGCCCACACTGGcatcatttggctctgaaatttgGCGGTGCTGGACTGATCCTTCTTCTCTTGAGCCTGATTGGACTCAGTGTCTTAGGTAAGTGAGGCAAAGCTTTTCCTTCATAATTTTCCCATATAAACATTAGTCCTCTTTATAGCACTTGGCCTCTTTAAGTCTAGGGTAAGGTCAATGCCACATAATTGTTACAGGACAATATCTGGAGCTTTCTGCTGAAACTTCACATTTCTTCcatgcttttcaatttttttagaAAACCATTACAGGGTATAGCTCTtgaactataaaatataaaactcacaTTGTTCCAAAAAGATGACAataacaaagaaacccaaaagtCCCATGTTAGTGTCTGCTTCTGACACGCCTGCTAAACCTTGTCTTGGCATGGTTGTGTCTGCAGATGAGCAAGCTCAGGTGTGACTGAGAACAACTGAGAAATTCAGCCATGCCCACAGGTTGACTTGTCAAGCAGAATCATGCAACCTCAGAGCCTTGTGAATCCACGTggtctgtgcttttctttttcatataccCTGTCTCAGAACTTGTCCCTTAATCTAGCTTTCTGATATTTTATTCTCAGTCCAGAAATTCAGATTTGTTGAAATAACCTCATTGCCtgaagtaagaaataaaatatcctttCTACTATTTATTTCACCATTTCATCCCCtctgtctgtttttcttatttactaGTGAGATTCTTAGTGCAAAAACCACCAATAGAAAAATGCAGTGTGGCTGCTCAAGAGAACAGTACTGAACCAACAGGTAATTGTGTGGCTTGAATTTCCTGAGAATAATAGGTAGCAGAAAACTGTGAGTTACCTCAGTCAAAGTTCACAACAGTCCTCCATGAAGACACCATATTGCCATGGTTTTGAAGACAGCCATACTGTTAATAACTCATGGAGAGTCACACAGTTTGTAAATGTTGGTCCTGCTGCCTGCTGGTGCTGGTGCACATGAGCACTCACAGGCAGATATCAAGTTAAAAAGTGGAATACTAGAGAATATGTTAAACAGGTTACTTTGTTTGATGTtaattaatataaacaaaatataaaatgaatccTTTGTCTTTAATTATGATTCCCTGATATATGACAGCATTAGTTAGGTTTTCACATGCACTAATGAAGTACTTACTGTGTGTAGCTGATTGTGATGTAGCACAAACAGGGCAGAAATAGAAcatgtcctctctcttctccaggaAAATCAGCCATAATAGAGTGCCCGAGATATTGGCATCCACACTGGAACAAATGCATATTTATTACTCAAATTTCCAGATCTTGGGCAGAAGGTCGAGATGACTGCTCTATGAAAGATGCCATTTTGTTGCTcattgaaaataaagaagaactGGTTAGTTGTTAAACAATATTGTTAAGTAGACTATAAAGCTTTTCTTTAAGCTATGTCAACATCTCTGAATTCTAACCAATTGTTTATGATGAGGAACTGGAGGCTTGCATTTTAAAGAGTTCATAATGTTAGATATTAATTGGATTTATGAATTAATAACTTGGATGAatcaattaaaatacaaacacacacacacacacacacacacacaaacacacacatttctcaaTGTAGAGAGAATTATTGGTGGGGAGCTAGGAAGACCTTGGGCAGATCGTGTTTAGAACTAATCATGTTTTAGAAGGTTAAAAGATGAAGGTAAGTCATGAATAAACGTGTTGTAGTTCAAGtgtttcactcttttttttaattatagagaTTTGTGCAGAACTTGATAAAGGGAAAAGAACAGTTATTTTTTGTTGGACTAAAATATGTACAGAAGGAGAAGATCTGGAAGTGGATAAATGGCTCTATTTTAAATCCTAACCTGTAAGTCTTAAATGAACTAATTTGAAAATTCAATTCATATCTATTTTACTAAAATtaagttttagaattttaatttagtttataaATTCTTGAAAGGTTCAGAATAGGCTGAAAAGACAAGTCAACCATTTATTGAAATTTTTCATATACAAGTAGACATCAACCCTTTTTaatagtttgtgtgtatgtgtgtatttatttacaatggaattttaaaggataaataataGATTAACTTATCCatgttagaaataaaatatttttaaatgcctctgaaatacttaatatattttttatttttttaaatacatgccCTTACAAagaattactttaaattttttatgtgtgtgtgccggcatgcatgtatgtgtaccatgtgcatgcaggagcccacagaagtcagaggaggCCATCAGAtttcctgtaactggagttacagatgattgtgatcTGCATTGTGGGAGCTGAAAGTTGAATCTGTGTCCTTTGCatgagcagtaagcactcttaacctctaaACCATCTCTCCCAACCCTACACAAAAAAACTCTTATGTAGTTCTTTAGAATTGTGGCAGAAAGTTGCATCTTAGTTTGTCACAAAATAAACTTCTCCAAGCAGAATCAGAATAGACATtgccttttgaaaataatttcatacaaACTAatgattgttttgtgtgtgtgtgtgtgtgtgtgtgtgtttgtatccgTATGGGtattgatttttgtcttgtgtGTTTATTAATTGTATATGATGTAACATGCTTGTTTAATCTTGATtcataatacaaaaatattatgaTAATGAGTGAAAAATTCATGTACAGCAGAGGATTATACTCAATTTCTGTGTGATTTTACTTTTGGATAAAGTGATGCTCTGATCAAACAGCAACAACCAGGTAAATCTGCAGGCCGTGCTTCTATTGTAGAAAGAGAGTCAGCCAAAGCCTGTTTTTGTTTGCACTGTGCTGAGACAATGGCTCCAGGTACAAGCTCTAGGTGTCTAAGCTTCATAGCTCATTCCAcaaaacccatataaaaagccagatgCAGAAGTGAATACCTGTATCTTGGCACTACTGCAGAGAGACTGGAGGTGGAGATCAGACGTTGGCCCAGAAGAACTTGAGCCAGTGAGCCTCGAGTCCACAGCagtagaaacaaaatagaaaggaagacacTAAGGTGTCATTAGATTTGCTGTTCAGTCCTAAGGAACTCTATAAAAAAGGAACAGAGGTAAAGGCACAGAAGTGAGGGAGGTTTGCTTACTGTCTGATATGTTATATCCTCTGCTAgagacaggctggtcttgaactcactcttcCTTGCAATCACCCAGAAGATGCCTGTATTAGTGTTTGCTTTCTGGTCTCATTCCCACATGTAAGGGTCTCCAGGAACTCAGGGTATGAGACTAGtgctgcaataaaacaaaaaccctccagcCTTTGGCATGATACAGGAGAGAACTGGACTCTGTTCAACATGAGTTGAGGCTCTTGTCTTCTCGGCATCCAATTCTGTAGACCCACTGTGTTCATTCTGTTTATTGAATACAgttactgagcacctactgtgtatAAGTGTTgacatgtattcatgtatatgtcaATATCTCCCGTAAACACTAGCTGGTATCttaggaaactgaagctcagcaAAATGAAGATGCTTTCTATATAAACACACAACATGTTTGTATTAGATGGAGTAGGTTTCAGCCCAGCTCACAAAACTCCTTTTTGTACATCATGCTACAGATTGTTGCTggaaagactgccccacccagggatccatcctatatacaaccatcaaaccccgacactattgcatatgccagaaagattttgctgacaggaccctgatatagctctctcttgtgaggctataccagtgcctagcaaatacagaagtggatgctcacagtcatctattggatggaacacagggcctaatgaaggagctagagaaagtacccaaggagctaaagggggtctgcaaccctataggaggaacaacaatatgaaccaaccaaaccccccctcccccagagctgtgtctctagttgcatatgtagcagaggatggcctaggcagccatcagtgggataggcccttggtcttgagaagatcatatgccccagtacaggggaatgccagggccaggaagcaggagtgggtgagttgggaagcagggtgggggggagggtataagggtctttgggaatagcatttgaaatgtaaatgaagaaaatatctaataaaaaaaacagaaaaaaaagattgttgcTGGAAGAATTCTTCCCCAGTGACAGTGCAGTACAAAATTATAGGGGTTTCTATCAGAGGTATCTTTaatgttttatatgtttataacatTTATCACTGCATGTTTACTATATACAAATATCATGTAATCTAGAGATTTCTTAAAAGTCCAGAGAAAAATGATGACTGATGTGATAATTGTAAGAAAATCTTGGACAGCTATGGTTTATTCTCCAGATTACAAATCACTGGCAAGGACCAAGAAAACAGCTGTGCCATCATCTCACACACAGAAGTGTTTTCAGATTCTTGTTCTTCAGACAACCATTGGATCTGCCAAAAGACCCTGAAACACATCTGAAAGCCTGTGTCCTCATTCCTGATTGTGAGTCTCATCTTGATTACTTCACTGTCTGTATCAGATCTCTGCACTGAACATTCTGTTGGCCCACCCAGTGGATAGTTAGTGGCACAAAGCATGGACTCCAAAACCACTGTGACTTTTACAGATGCTCATGTCCAGTTTATTGTGTAAACATaaatgtacacagacacagatgtacCATTCTAGGAGAGGAGTTCTGTAGAAGGAAGCCCAGACTAGCAAGAGGCAGTGGAGGCCTTGTTGCTCTTGCTGATCTCTGGGTCTAAGGTCATCTGCAGAGAGCTGTAGAAAACTGTTTGTAAAGTCTGGATTTTGACCCTATCCCCAATTCAAGCTACTTCACATTTGGGCTGTTGAACCTTGATTAAAGTCTTGCTCTTGACTGACAGCAAAGGCTCAGAGTTGAGGTGCTTGAGATGAGAAGAGTTTGAATTGATTGACACTCGCCAACTAGTTGAATAATAATGGACTAATGCTGTGACAGTGAGTGTGACTTTATGTAAACAGAACTCTGCTCATATGATACCTCCCACCCTGTGGTGATGTACCAGCAGACTCTGGGCAGATTCTGGGCCATGGATGCTGGGCTTCTCAGTCTCCCGAGCTGCGTGAAAGTGGGATGTCCTCTTCTTCAGTGCCCTGTTAGTACAGCTATAAcaataacaccaccaccaccaccaccactaccaataacaaaaacaaaaagaccagtACAGGGACCTGTCTCTTCCCACTGTCCACAGGCatcctattttaattttcacagcACGTCTTTCTTCCACATTTCTCTATAATTTATAGCTTATGTACAAATTATAGGAAGTATATAGCTAAATATTGGATAATTATAGTAGGGAATACATgatagctttttaatttttaagttagagAAATTTTCAAAAGTAAGTATTCTGATAAATCTTTTGGATGTcttcttttctaaaaaataaaacaaaacaaacaaataaaccacaaaccaaaaaatcaaaaatcttaTCAAATTTTCCAttgtaatcaaaagaaaaagactgaatttactatataaagaaataatgaaatttcttAGAATAGATACCTACAGACCCTCATCACTCAGtgtgaaatgtaataaaattgaaGCATATGCTGTGATTATGATTTAGGATATATGGATGTTCTccttgcatgtttgtctgtgtactatgtaggtgcagtgcccaaggaagcaagaagcagaattggatcccctaggactggagttatagatgatcgTAAATTGCAATGTGGGTAATACTCTTGGACATCCACTCTGAAACAGTTTTGTCTACACATCGATGGATTCTGATACTCAAGAATTCCTACAACCTGGAATGTCTTTTCTCAGGATTTGAGATAGTCTTTACCTTTTGGACTAAACATTCCCTAAGGACTGGGCCTGtttccctctttttcctcctgcctttcccaTTTTGCCTCCTACCTGCTTTTGTATATAGATAACCTCCTCTTTTGTGGCACTTCTCTCTCTGATAGCAAATATGACACCACTTTGCTCAATTTCCTCAGCTCCTAAAGTTTCTGGCTTTCAACTCTCAAGCATCAACTCTTCTCTCCCAAGTCACctacctgatattctctctcaCACCAACCCCAAAACATTTCACTTAAAACTACCTTGCTCATCTCTGACCTCATGACCAGTTTCCTCTACTCATGAGTTCTCAGCACATTCCCTATACCCAGTCTCTTCTggacttcctctttcctcccatccACAGACAATTCCTTAAACTTAAAATGGTCTCTTTTTCACTCCAGCACTCCATCTCTCAGATATATGCCTAATCTTCCATCCTTACACTTCCAAAACACACAAATACTAGCTAAGCCTGACCCTTGCCCCTGTCACCTACTTCCCCAAAACTCTTGACATCATCATCCATTGCTGACCTCACTTCCTCCATTTCACAGCTCACCTCTagacctaaaaacaaacaaaaatacaacaaaacaaacaccaacaaacaccaccaacaacaacaacaaaattacaaaCTCTTGGATTTCTTTTCACTATCTATTGCTCCCTCTCAAAATCTATAGATTCCCTCTCACAATCTATTCCCTCCAAGATCTCCCATTATCTCCTAAAGCCGATTTACTGTCTTGGATTCTATCCTTCCAAATT includes:
- the LOC110316533 gene encoding killer cell lectin-like receptor subfamily B member 1F — translated: MDTSKVYGNAKTFRCPGYKQAFSPSLSSDVCRCPHWHHLALKFGGAGLILLLLSLIGLSVLVRFLVQKPPIEKCSVAAQENSTEPTGKSAIIECPRYWHPHWNKCIFITQISRSWAEGRDDCSMKDAILLLIENKEELRFVQNLIKGKEQLFFVGLKYVQKEKIWKWINGSILNPNLLQITGKDQENSCAIISHTEVFSDSCSSDNHWICQKTLKHI